A segment of the Lactobacillus sp. ESL0700 genome:
TCTAAAAATAACTAATTGTGCTTGTGAATTTTGGGTACAGTTTATTAAAACTCGGTATGCTAAATTGGGCTTAAAGCTTGTTTTGTAAACATTGTAAACGCTTATAATTGGAAATGAATGGAGGTGAGAAAGGATTTGAATACAAAGGACAAGAATATTTTATTAAGAATTATTCAGGAAGGAAGTATTACTTCTCAAAGTTTGCAAAAGGATTTTGCTTTAACAAAAGGTCAGGTTGAATATCGAATTGCCAAAATAAACGAAGAATTGGTATTGAAGAAGTTACCGAAAATTCGGCGTAGTAAACAAAAATATTACGTGGATAAAGAAACAGCTTCTTATTTCTTAAATGACGATAAGAAGGACATCTATTTTAGTCCAGAAGAACGACGCAATATCATTATCACTTTGATTTTAGGTAGAGATAGTCCAGTTTCACTGATTGATTTAATTATTAATTTGAAAGTAAGTAAAAACACTGTACTAACGGATATTAATTCGTTACGCAAAGAATTACAAACTGTAAATCTTAATATTAAAAACACTAGAAAATTGGGCTATTTTATTGCAGGCAATGAATGGACAAAGCGAATTAGATTGCAGCAAGCTGTTAACCAAATTTGTACAACGTTTAAATTCAAAAGCGATGCAGTGACAAGTTTTATTAATTTTGAAAATTTAAGTCAGGTTCAACAAGACGTGTCAGAAATCGAGCAAGCTCTGAATAAACGCTACACAGATGAGAATTTTATTTCCTTAACATTTTATCTGTCTTTGATTTTAAAAAGAATAAAAAGAGGCAAAACAATTAAGAACGCTCAGATTGGTAAAGATAAAGACATTGAACAGACAGATGAATATCAATTCTTGATAAATAATAAAACTGTATTTTCAAATATCCCTAAATATGAGCTGCACTTTATTGCACTATGCATTTTGAGCTCAAATGTTAGTGACCAAATAAGTTCTACAGATTCATATGTCAGTCCAGAGTTAAAAAATACTCTGTGGCAGTTTATTTATAGTTTTGAGCAAAATTCATTTATTGTATTACCAAATAAGGACGAATTAATCCAAAAACTGTTTAATCACTTTAGGCCTGCATATTTCCGGATAAAGTATGGTTTTCCAACTTACAATCCGTTATACAAAGAAATCATTGAAAAGTATTCGTCTTTACATGAAATTGTTAGACAATCGGTAACACCAATTAACCAATTTTTTGGCCACGAAATTGCGAACGAGGAGATAGCCTATATCACTTTATTCGTTGGCGGGCACTTAGTAGAAAATAATCTGAATACAACGAATAACAAGATTATGACAGCAATCACTATCTGTCCCAATGGCATTTCTGCTTCTAAAATTTTGCAGGCTACTTTAGAAAAGACTTTCCCTGAATTTAGTTTTTATCCGGCTTGCACAGTGAGAGAATATAAGAATTTTATTCTACCTCATGACATTGTCTTTTCAACAGTGCCGGTTGAATCTAGCAAGAAGGTCTTTGTGATTAAAAACTTGATGGATGCCGATAATATTCAAAGCTTAAGAAACGCTGTATTTAAGGAATTGTTTAACTTGAACTATCGCGATATTAACTATGAACAAATAATTAATGTGGTTCAAAAATATTCAAAAGTCAGTGATGCTCAAGGATTAAAACGGGGCAT
Coding sequences within it:
- a CDS encoding BglG family transcription antiterminator, whose translation is MEVRKDLNTKDKNILLRIIQEGSITSQSLQKDFALTKGQVEYRIAKINEELVLKKLPKIRRSKQKYYVDKETASYFLNDDKKDIYFSPEERRNIIITLILGRDSPVSLIDLIINLKVSKNTVLTDINSLRKELQTVNLNIKNTRKLGYFIAGNEWTKRIRLQQAVNQICTTFKFKSDAVTSFINFENLSQVQQDVSEIEQALNKRYTDENFISLTFYLSLILKRIKRGKTIKNAQIGKDKDIEQTDEYQFLINNKTVFSNIPKYELHFIALCILSSNVSDQISSTDSYVSPELKNTLWQFIYSFEQNSFIVLPNKDELIQKLFNHFRPAYFRIKYGFPTYNPLYKEIIEKYSSLHEIVRQSVTPINQFFGHEIANEEIAYITLFVGGHLVENNLNTTNNKIMTAITICPNGISASKILQATLEKTFPEFSFYPACTVREYKNFILPHDIVFSTVPVESSKKVFVIKNLMDADNIQSLRNAVFKELFNLNYRDINYEQIINVVQKYSKVSDAQGLKRGIKQLLATPKSKLNSGATAVKPAIVYLEGKQSWQTIMQLVSQPLLEQEIITATFLPKLEAEYQSQPEYILIGNKIALLHLNPSDIKQKLGLSILVSKYPIKYANRNIHLIALLTTPNKTKHLNLLFKVKQLSEDKELIKRLSYSNSQEEVKQILETFFEKVDE